Proteins encoded within one genomic window of Bernardetia sp.:
- a CDS encoding alpha/beta hydrolase, whose product MSKKTIFWTLLGGFVAANVMVYKHAYHFTHVTEGKRSLSPESLSFSQKLKILLGGISLPKSQNITSSVTTSERKTLYIPTRNNKYKLECWYDEVENAKGIVLLFHGYGGCKSSYELEADYFREIGYSTLLVDFIGHGGSEGKAISLGYHEADDVKAVFDFFKNKENNIILYGASMGAASILRAVAVYNLKANKLILECPFATMKQTVKGRFEVMGVPSVGFAEWLMFWGGLQHGFWAFGHNPKEYAKKVQIPTLLMGGKYDARVKNWEINTIYQNLGGKKERIWIEAGHESYIMAEPNRWKTGILNFL is encoded by the coding sequence ATGAGTAAAAAAACAATTTTTTGGACGCTTTTAGGAGGTTTTGTAGCTGCGAATGTGATGGTGTACAAGCACGCTTATCATTTTACGCACGTTACAGAAGGCAAACGTTCACTTTCTCCAGAGAGTTTATCCTTTTCTCAAAAGCTCAAAATTCTTTTGGGAGGAATATCTTTACCTAAATCTCAAAACATAACTTCTAGTGTTACTACTTCTGAAAGAAAAACGCTTTATATTCCAACAAGGAATAATAAATACAAATTAGAGTGTTGGTATGATGAAGTAGAAAATGCAAAAGGGATAGTTTTGCTATTTCACGGCTATGGAGGATGTAAATCTTCTTATGAATTAGAAGCAGATTATTTCAGAGAAATCGGTTATTCTACGCTCTTAGTAGATTTTATAGGACATGGAGGTTCGGAAGGAAAAGCCATTTCTTTAGGGTATCACGAAGCAGACGATGTGAAAGCAGTTTTCGATTTTTTTAAGAATAAAGAAAATAATATAATTTTATACGGTGCTTCAATGGGTGCAGCTTCTATTCTTAGGGCTGTGGCTGTTTATAATTTAAAGGCTAACAAACTCATTTTAGAATGTCCTTTTGCTACAATGAAACAGACAGTAAAAGGGCGTTTTGAAGTGATGGGTGTTCCTTCTGTTGGTTTTGCAGAATGGCTCATGTTTTGGGGAGGTTTGCAGCATGGTTTTTGGGCTTTTGGACACAATCCTAAAGAGTATGCTAAAAAAGTACAAATACCCACTTTACTAATGGGAGGAAAATACGATGCCAGAGTAAAAAACTGGGAGATAAATACAATTTATCAGAACTTAGGAGGAAAAAAGGAACGAATTTGGATAGAAGCTGGACACGAGTCCTATATTATGGCAGAGCCAAATCGTTGGAAAACTGGGATTTTAAACTTTTTATAA